Below is a window of Carassius auratus strain Wakin unplaced genomic scaffold, ASM336829v1 scaf_tig00006454, whole genome shotgun sequence DNA.
GTTAGCTTTTAAAATTCAAGCAATCATAATCTAACACTAATTTAAACATAATGACATTTTAGGGAGTATTAGTGAGTGGAAATTTAAAGCACTCAGTAAATACAACACTGTTGCTTGATTCAATAGAAATGTCAGTGCTGATGCATCTTGCATGCATGAATATGACAAATATACAAAAGCTACCATGAaaaatgtattgattattaaaataataataataataataataataataataataataataataataataataataataataataataataataataataataattgggtattttttaaaaatgaaaaaggctAGGTAAATGTCTTGTCCACTTGTTTCACCTTTCAGAATagaataaactataaaaaaaatatactgtgcATACAAGCAATTTAGTTGTGACAGGTTATGCGTGATTAaaggaaatgtatatttttacagtCAAATTTAGTAGATTGTATTACAGGTCAAATAAATCATtaattgagtctaatgggatcgTTTCTCACTATTGTAAACCAAAGCCCCAATATATAACCTGTTTGTGAGTATATCCATGAGACTGAATAGATAGAATTGAATATCAGTATAGATCATCACCAGCAATCTGTTCCCACATCTAAAACAAgatgaattattttaataatacaacaCTGGAGAATAATTCACAATGCAGGGTGAAGGATTCCGGCAAAGTGTTATGTGTTATGTGCAGACTGGGAGGTTTAGTTTAGTAGCCAAAGCTGTTTAAAGAACAGTACTTTGATCTAAGCAATAGAAGAACATCTAAGACCTACTTTCTTTCAAATACTTCACTCCCCAGGCGCTTTGATAGAATCCAAACAGTTTCTTCAAATGCGAGAGCAAAATAAGCCACTGCAAACTAGGCTATATTTGGTAGCCAACGTCTCTGTACACAGGAAAACTTCTGTAACGTGTTCTTTTACACTCCGTAGGTGTCCATGCATAGGCAGTGCATCGTTTAATGCATCTCCTGGCAGCAGCTATACTCCCTCATTTCATGACCCAGTAAGTCGAGACACCTCACCATGTCTTGATCAGTGAAATGAGCTCAAGTCGCTCGGTCAAACACATTCAGTAAGATCATCCCAAAGtgcttattttatttagaagAGCTGCATTTAAGCATAAAACTAAGGAGTCGGTTGCTAAGCACCGTAAACAAGAAGAAACATACAGTGTGCAGCTCAAATGTGATTCCTTTAACAAACACTGCAGCTTCTTTATGCCTCTAGCAAAGCAGCTTATTTTGGTTATCCAGAGCGACTCTCTTGATAATTCTATTTGAATGAAGGCTGCGAATAAGCAAATGCTGTTTCTATGGCAAGCCACCAAATTATGTCATTCAACAAACACATTAGAAAtaaacaacatacagtacataatatggCAGTTTGGTGACCTCATGGGCTTGTTTTAATGAACACTAGGGTTATGGTTAAAGGagctatgtggaggtttttacttaaaaaaatctttgagATAGAGTTTTAATTTGtacatgtatgagccaaccatgatgtaaaaaaaagaatgacacctcgacTGTCCACCACGGTTGCCTCTATCAGCCTGTAGGCTCAACTGTGTGTGGAGGAGTCGGGCCCGAATTGGCGggaaaattcacaaaatgtgacGTCATGCGCGTTCTCGTCTACTTTGGCTTACAAACGTACGGCACGCCAGCCATTATAGTAAGCAGCGGCTATAGTGTTTTCAAATGGACTCTGCGGATGGAAAGAAGCAAACAGCCTCCAGCACAATTCCGACACCCACGGACACtcctgaagtaaaaaaaaaaactccaaaaagCGTGCTCCTCTGCGCACTGAGAACGAGCATGAGactggctgcagttcctctaacggccaatggtgtcagtaacggttagaaatttcagaaccTACGGAATGCTcctttaactgaaactaaaatcacAATGATTAAAAATTGTTTGGCgtaactgaaaataaaagaaaatatcgaataaaaatatcaaataaaatattatatggaaaatatgtatctaatttaaaatattaataaatactataataacatAAATTACTGTATATCAGTGTTTTTCAACTTCAGTCCTCGAcccccccagctctgcatattttataTGTTTCTCTTATCACTTTTGTTCTATTTGACCCTAAGTGCCCtaagaagtggacatcacaggatatggTTTGGGGCATCGCGAGGACTGGAGTTGAAAACTGCTGGcctatttaaataatacaaagataacaaataatactaaaacattcCACTATGCTTGCATAAAACTTAAATCAAGATGTCAACAGGGAAACATTCGTCAAACAATTGTACTGAAAAGCTGGATCATCAAGTAACAGACCTTTTCATAGTTTTAGGGGATAGATCTTTCTCCAGGTCTTTGACAGACAAGGTGTAGGACTCAGGGCAGTAGTCCGTCTCCTCATCATACGCGTGGTCCAGCAACGTTCTGGCCCAGGTGCCCATGTCGTAAGGAGGCAGCATGCCACCCAGCTCAGACGGCAGAATCTCAGGCAAGATTAGCTGGTGCAAGCTGTTCAGATTGTTTCCATGCATGAAAAtcttaatataaaacaaacaaaaatgtgttattcGCTGGGTTATTTGTTCATAGTTTCATTACCATTCAGTGGTTTGAACTAAATTCAATGGCATTGCACTGTGCGTCAAAAATTCCTGCATCAAACATCAAAAGCCTGTATATTTCAATGTTCTTTATGTGTACATAAACAGAATAGTtaacaattttatataataaaagagattaATGAAAACAGACAAGCAATAactctgaaaattaaaaaaaattctctcacCCTTTTTCTTGTTTTGTCCTTGAGGAAAGGCCGGATGACTGTGTACAAAGCGTGGATGTACCAAGGTTGGTTAACAAAATGAATGCCTCCAAACCTTGCTGGAAAGCTATCCTATGGGtaatagagaaaaataaataaataagtaaacaactaaacatcattattattatatttagcagACCTAATATTGTTACGGGCTGGTGAGgtataaatgcacaaagatgaAGGAGatcaacaaaaaatgtattttaatttgaatatccAGGAGacaggtaaataataataataataataataataataataataataatgcattttatttcatggcgcctttcagaacacccaaggtcaccttacaagcaatatacaggtcactgcataagacaaaacaaacaagaaacaaacagcatatacatataaagtggatttaagtctcaataaaaaaaattttgtctTAAGACGCTTTGTAAAAGTCAACAAGCAATCGCTATTGCGAACATCGAGGGGAAGGGAGTTCCATAGGCGGGGGGCAACATGACTAAAAGATCTGGCACCCATAGTAGTAAGTCGAATCCGAGGTACCACAAGAGAAATTGAAGATGAAGATCTAAGTGCACGTGAAGGAGTATAAACCTGGAGAAGTTGAGTAAGGTATTGTGGTGCAAGATTATGAAGTGCCTTATAAGTGAGTAGCAAGATTTTAAATTCAACTCTATAttttactggaagccagtgcaattgCTGGAGAACCGGGGAAATGTGATCAGCATAAGGTGTTCTATAGAGAACACGAGCTGCAGAATTCTGAACCAATTGAAGTTTATGTAGCAATTTGGAGGGTATACCTgtgagaagagcattgcagtagtctatACGTGAGGTGACTAGTGCGTGAATGAGAactgcagtattattatttgaaagaaatggacGTAGACGATTTATATTGCGCAAATGGAAGTATGCAATCCGTGTGATATTATTAATCTGAGCTTTAAAAGATAGTGTGCTATCCATGATGACACCCAAACTTTTAACCTGAGAGGAAGGACAGATTGCAGTATTATCAATGTGTAAAGAGAAACAATTAGATTTAGACACAACAGATCTAGTGCCAACAAGCAGAGCCTCagttttattgccatttaatttcaagaagttCGCTGAAGGCAGTCTTTAATTTCAGCTAAACAGCTTGACAAAGATGGCGGAGGAAAAGAACCGGTAGGTTTGGCAGCCAGGTAAAGTTGGGTGTCATccgcataacagtgaaaattaataccatatttccttaaaatattacCAAGAGGGAGCATATATATAATGAAGAGAAGCGGGCCCAAAACAGAACCTTGGGGAACACCAGTGGTGACTGTATATATTCTTGAACTAAAACCTTTTAGTTGAATACGCTGACTGCGTCCAGATAGATATGAACTAAACCAAGACAGAGCAGTGCCAGTAATACCAATGGAGACTAATCTGTCAAGAAGTACGTTATGTGAGACAGTATCAAAGGCAGTGCTCAAGTCAAGGAGGACAAGTATAGTTAAAAGCCCAGAGTCAGCTGCCAACAGTAGATCATTGGTTATTCTGATAAGAGCAGTCTCAGTGCTGTGGTGGGGACGAAAACCAGATTGGAATTGTTCATACAAGTTATTATTGGACAGATGTTCATGAATTTGAATTGCAATACACTTTTCAACTACCTTAGAGATGAATGGTAAATTTGAAATTGGACGaaaattttcaaaatcaaatggaTCACCCCCTGGTTTCTTAAGTATGGGtgtaataatagcagatttaagAGATGGAGATACAAAACCAGAACCAAGTGAAGCATGAACGATTTTAGTTATCAACGGCAAAAGGGCTGGTAAACAAGCTTTAACTAAAGGAGTTGGTAGAGGGTCTAATTGACAAGTCGAAGATTTAGATTTACCTATCAGACCCACTATCTCTGAAGtagatttaatgtaaataaatctacattaGATAAAGGAATAAACATCAATGAGAACGGACAAGATACCAAACAggaagaaaacatttaataaggCAGCTGATGAGGGGAAAACAGGTGGAGGGAGTTAGATAATGACTAATGAGCAAATTA
It encodes the following:
- the LOC113071184 gene encoding clavesin-2-like gives rise to the protein MHGNNLNSLHQLILPEILPSELGGMLPPYDMGTWARTLLDHAYDEETDYCPESYTLSVKDLEKDLSPKTMKRSQSVVEPGVLKRPEKVKNEEENMQPLLSLD